The following proteins come from a genomic window of Atribacterota bacterium:
- a CDS encoding isoprenyl transferase has protein sequence MLINGGFFIKEIKVKMTVNNKNNTSNNNKTGLLPKHLSIIMDGNRRWAKKRNLPAFAGHRAGVKTIKMVIKESVKAGIAILTLYAFSTENWKRPQKEISSLMSLFREVIKKEKSDLIKNKIRVTFIGEKESLSDHLKEAMNELEEETRNNAQLLLNIAINYGSRSELCQAFNRIYNQLKDNSNSIVKINEDMIKKNLYTSNIPDPDLLIRTGGEKRISNFLLWQLAYTELWFTKVYWPDFSKNDLYEALKNYEKRVRKFGGEI, from the coding sequence ATGCTGATAAATGGGGGTTTTTTTATAAAAGAAATAAAGGTAAAAATGACAGTAAACAATAAAAATAATACGAGTAATAATAATAAAACAGGATTATTACCTAAACATCTTTCAATTATTATGGATGGAAATAGAAGATGGGCAAAGAAACGAAATCTTCCGGCTTTTGCAGGACATCGTGCTGGTGTAAAAACAATAAAGATGGTAATTAAAGAATCAGTAAAAGCTGGAATTGCCATATTGACTCTTTATGCTTTCTCAACAGAGAATTGGAAAAGACCACAAAAAGAAATATCCTCATTAATGAGTTTATTCAGAGAAGTAATTAAAAAAGAGAAATCGGATCTTATAAAGAACAAAATACGGGTTACATTTATAGGGGAAAAAGAATCATTATCTGACCATCTAAAAGAAGCCATGAATGAATTAGAAGAAGAAACAAGAAATAATGCACAACTTCTTTTAAATATTGCTATTAATTACGGTAGTCGTTCAGAATTATGTCAAGCTTTTAATCGCATCTATAACCAATTAAAAGATAATAGCAATAGCATTGTTAAAATCAATGAGGATATGATTAAAAAGAATCTTTATACATCAAATATTCCTGACCCTGATTTATTGATTAGAACAGGTGGTGAAAAAAGAATCAGTAATTTTCTCTTATGGCAATTAGCATACACTGAGCTATGGTTTACAAAGGTATACTGGCCTGATTTTTCTAAGAATGATTTATATGAAGCATTAAAAAATTACGAAAAAAGGGTGAGAAAATTTGGGGGAGAGATTTGA
- the tsf gene encoding translation elongation factor Ts, with translation MNINAKLVKELRDKTGAGMMDCKKALTHTEGDFEKAIDYLRKKGIQSASSKVGRSASNGIITSYIHLNGKVGVLLEINCETDFVAKTPEFNELAKNITLQIAAANPMYVKREEVPEEIINKEKEVYYAQAENLNKPQKVLDSIVEGKINKYYSEICLLEQPYIREPEKKVNQLVLEAISKLKENIVVKRFVRYQLGE, from the coding sequence ATGAATATTAATGCTAAATTAGTGAAAGAATTAAGAGATAAAACAGGCGCTGGTATGATGGATTGCAAAAAAGCATTAACTCATACTGAAGGTGATTTCGAAAAAGCAATAGATTATCTCCGTAAGAAAGGTATACAATCGGCAAGTTCCAAAGTTGGTCGTTCAGCTTCAAACGGTATAATAACATCATATATACATTTAAACGGAAAGGTAGGAGTATTACTTGAGATAAATTGTGAAACAGATTTTGTTGCCAAAACACCTGAGTTTAATGAATTAGCTAAAAATATTACATTACAAATTGCAGCAGCTAATCCAATGTATGTTAAAAGAGAAGAAGTCCCTGAAGAAATTATAAATAAGGAAAAAGAAGTTTATTATGCACAGGCGGAGAACTTAAACAAACCACAAAAAGTCCTTGACAGTATAGTTGAGGGAAAAATAAATAAATATTATAGTGAAATTTGCTTATTAGAACAACCTTATATACGTGAACCAGAAAAAAAAGTAAATCAGTTAGTGTTAGAGGCTATTTCTAAATTAAAAGAAAATATTGTCGTAAAAAGGTTTGTAAGATATCAGCTTGGCGAATAA
- the rpsB gene encoding 30S ribosomal protein S2 — MSVVSMKQLLESGVHFGHQKRRWDPRMRPYIFTERNNIYIIDLQQTVKLIDEAYNFVHNLVSKNGNILFVGTKKQAQESISVEAEKCGMSYVNYRWLGGTLTNFNTINQRVKRLFQLEEMEQGDQFNFLPKKEVIILKREKEKLEKLLTGIKYMEKLPDALFIIDPKREKIAVAEAKKLGIPIVAVVDTNCNPEEIDYVIPGNDDAIRAIKLMTSVIADAVMEGKKASMEDVKIAV; from the coding sequence TTGAGCGTTGTATCTATGAAACAATTATTGGAATCCGGTGTTCACTTTGGACATCAGAAAAGACGTTGGGACCCCAGAATGCGCCCATACATTTTTACAGAAAGGAATAATATTTATATTATTGACTTACAGCAAACTGTTAAGCTTATTGACGAAGCTTACAATTTTGTTCATAACCTTGTTAGTAAAAATGGTAATATATTATTTGTCGGAACAAAAAAACAAGCCCAGGAATCCATAAGTGTAGAAGCTGAAAAGTGTGGTATGTCTTATGTTAATTACAGGTGGCTTGGGGGTACATTAACAAATTTTAATACTATTAATCAAAGGGTTAAACGGCTTTTTCAATTAGAAGAAATGGAACAAGGTGATCAATTTAATTTTTTACCCAAAAAAGAAGTTATTATTCTAAAAAGGGAAAAGGAGAAACTTGAAAAATTATTAACTGGAATTAAGTATATGGAAAAATTACCCGATGCCTTATTTATTATTGACCCGAAAAGAGAAAAAATAGCCGTTGCAGAAGCTAAAAAACTAGGTATACCTATTGTGGCAGTTGTTGATACTAACTGCAACCCGGAAGAAATAGATTATGTAATACCAGGGAATGATGATGCAATAAGAGCAATCAAACTTATGACCTCAGTTATTGCAGATGCAGTAATGGAAGGTAAAAAAGCATCTATGGAAGATGTGAAGATTGCAGTTTAA
- the rseP gene encoding RIP metalloprotease RseP, with amino-acid sequence MLTFLAFIFVLGIAIIFHEFGHFITAKLSGIKVFRFSIGFGPKIAGFFWRGTEYLLCLFPFGGYVKMAGEDVHEEVSNYEELKNNNNIPEEQRYDKKPFYIRALVIFNGPVMNIFLAILLLIIVFFFSGVAQVSSIISEVESNSPADMAGIVSGDRIISINSVEIEEPEQITILIDQNKGKEIIIEIMRNNYVHETKLIPIYNPEYDRAMIGIALDVKITQLTVFESIEKAIQMVGEIIGLIGKGFVEIITGKMPVELAGPLGIAQMAGEAAKIGFLNLLFFTSVINIFLGIVNLLPIPILDGGQIALLAIEKIRGKPLKPEHINFLYIIGLAMIVMIFLVAMYQDIVRIFSN; translated from the coding sequence TTGTTAACGTTTTTAGCTTTTATCTTTGTTCTGGGTATAGCGATAATTTTTCATGAATTTGGACATTTTATAACTGCAAAATTGTCAGGTATAAAAGTTTTTCGTTTTTCTATTGGATTTGGTCCTAAAATTGCCGGTTTTTTCTGGAGAGGGACAGAGTACTTATTATGTTTATTTCCCTTTGGCGGATATGTTAAAATGGCCGGTGAAGATGTCCATGAAGAAGTAAGCAATTATGAAGAATTGAAAAATAATAATAATATACCTGAAGAGCAAAGGTATGATAAAAAACCATTTTATATTAGAGCTCTTGTAATATTTAATGGTCCTGTTATGAATATATTTTTGGCAATTTTACTATTAATAATAGTATTTTTCTTTTCAGGAGTAGCACAAGTTTCTAGCATTATAAGTGAGGTTGAAAGTAATAGTCCTGCTGATATGGCTGGAATTGTCAGTGGTGATAGAATTATATCTATTAACTCGGTTGAAATAGAAGAACCAGAGCAAATTACAATATTAATTGACCAAAATAAAGGGAAAGAAATTATAATAGAGATAATGAGAAATAATTATGTTCATGAAACCAAACTTATTCCGATATATAACCCTGAATATGATAGGGCTATGATAGGTATTGCACTTGATGTTAAAATTACGCAGCTGACTGTATTTGAGTCAATAGAAAAAGCAATACAAATGGTTGGGGAAATAATTGGTTTAATAGGAAAGGGCTTTGTTGAAATTATTACTGGTAAAATGCCAGTTGAGCTTGCTGGACCATTAGGTATTGCTCAAATGGCTGGAGAAGCAGCAAAAATTGGATTCTTAAATTTATTATTCTTCACATCTGTAATAAATATATTTTTGGGAATCGTAAATTTATTACCTATTCCAATACTGGATGGTGGTCAAATCGCTTTATTGGCAATCGAAAAAATTAGAGGCAAACCACTTAAGCCAGAACATATAAATTTTCTTTATATCATTGGTCTTGCAATGATAGTAATGATATTTTTAGTTGCCATGTACCAGGATATTGTCAGAATTTTTAGTAATTAA
- a CDS encoding phosphatidate cytidylyltransferase: MGERFEKIKIRSLTIIIGVPLVVLIIYAGGPTFHLFIGLIAILGSIELNNIFKNKYNPSLLITILATLFFLYRRSVLIFLAGSENLLFSTIILIVFLINFVKKTEKKYMVVNISLTIFIAIYIGHLLSFLIDIRYLADGEILLIFVLFTTWMSDAAAYIVGIKFGKKHIFPEISPNKTMEGSIGGLIGGSIAGLFFYKLLPIHSILLLALGLIAAVTGQLGDLFESIIKRNFGVKDSSTIIPGHGGILDCMDSILFSATVLYFFFHYLSF; encoded by the coding sequence TTGGGGGAGAGATTTGAAAAGATAAAAATCCGTTCTTTAACTATAATTATTGGAGTTCCTTTAGTTGTATTGATTATATATGCAGGAGGTCCAACATTTCATCTATTTATTGGTTTAATTGCAATTCTGGGATCAATAGAATTAAATAATATCTTTAAAAATAAGTATAATCCCTCATTATTAATAACTATTCTGGCAACATTGTTTTTTTTATATAGAAGAAGCGTGCTAATATTTTTGGCGGGCAGCGAAAACTTATTATTTTCTACTATTATATTAATTGTATTTTTGATTAATTTTGTAAAAAAAACAGAAAAAAAATATATGGTTGTTAATATATCTTTAACTATATTTATAGCTATTTATATTGGTCATCTACTGTCATTTTTGATAGATATACGTTATTTAGCAGATGGTGAGATATTGTTAATTTTTGTATTATTTACAACCTGGATGAGTGATGCCGCTGCTTATATTGTTGGAATCAAATTTGGCAAAAAACATATTTTCCCTGAAATAAGCCCAAATAAGACAATGGAAGGTTCCATTGGAGGATTAATAGGGGGTTCTATTGCAGGATTATTTTTCTATAAACTGTTACCAATTCATTCAATATTATTACTTGCTCTTGGATTAATTGCTGCTGTAACTGGACAACTTGGGGATTTGTTTGAATCAATAATTAAAAGAAATTTTGGAGTAAAAGATTCCAGTACTATAATTCCCGGTCATGGTGGTATATTGGACTGCATGGATAGCATTTTATTTTCAGCAACAGTTTTATATTTTTTCTTTCACTATCTCAGTTTCTAA
- the frr gene encoding ribosome recycling factor: MLNETLKESEKKMTKAIEILKDNLSHIRTGRASSTLVENIKVEYYGVQTALKEIANISIPEADLIVIQPWDKNCVNDVEKAIWKEDLGLTPNNDGNVIRLPIPPMTEERRKEIAKLVKKEAESSKVSIRNIRREFNDKIKKMEKNSEISEDQSKDIMKEIQELTDHYISEIDNIYSTKETEIMKV; the protein is encoded by the coding sequence ATGCTAAATGAAACTCTAAAAGAATCCGAAAAAAAAATGACAAAAGCAATAGAGATACTCAAAGATAATTTATCTCATATTAGAACAGGTAGAGCATCTAGCACACTGGTTGAAAATATTAAGGTAGAGTATTATGGTGTACAAACCGCTTTGAAAGAAATAGCCAATATTTCTATACCGGAAGCTGATCTTATAGTGATACAGCCATGGGATAAAAATTGTGTAAATGATGTTGAAAAAGCAATTTGGAAAGAAGATTTAGGTCTGACACCAAATAATGATGGGAATGTTATAAGACTTCCTATACCTCCAATGACAGAAGAACGGAGAAAGGAAATTGCTAAATTAGTAAAAAAAGAAGCAGAATCCTCCAAAGTTTCAATTAGAAATATAAGAAGAGAATTTAATGATAAAATAAAAAAAATGGAAAAAAATAGCGAAATATCCGAAGATCAAAGCAAAGATATTATGAAAGAAATCCAAGAATTAACAGACCATTATATCAGTGAAATAGATAATATATACAGTACGAAAGAAACAGAAATAATGAAAGTGTAA
- the hslV gene encoding ATP-dependent protease subunit HslV: MYKGTTIIAVRREDEIAIAGDGQITMGNTIAKNEAKKIRKIYHGKVLTGFAGGAADALTLYERFENKLEEFQGNLKKASIELAKDWRTDKMLRRLEALLIVADLQDMFTISGNGDIIEPDKPIAAIGSGGQYAMASAQALLGFTKLSASEIAMESLKITASICIYTNNNISVECLRR; this comes from the coding sequence ATGTATAAAGGTACAACTATAATAGCCGTAAGACGAGAAGATGAAATAGCCATCGCCGGAGACGGTCAGATTACCATGGGAAATACTATTGCTAAAAATGAGGCAAAAAAGATAAGAAAGATATATCATGGTAAGGTCCTAACGGGATTTGCTGGAGGCGCCGCTGATGCTCTTACTTTATATGAAAGATTTGAAAATAAACTGGAAGAATTTCAAGGAAATTTAAAAAAAGCCTCAATAGAATTAGCCAAAGATTGGAGAACCGATAAAATGCTAAGAAGATTAGAGGCTCTACTGATTGTTGCAGATTTACAAGATATGTTCACCATTTCAGGAAATGGCGACATTATTGAACCTGACAAACCAATTGCCGCAATTGGATCCGGGGGACAATATGCAATGGCATCTGCTCAAGCCTTGCTTGGATTTACTAAATTGTCTGCTTCAGAGATTGCAATGGAGTCGTTAAAGATTACTGCATCAATATGCATTTATACTAATAACAATATTTCAGTTGAATGTCTTAGGAGATAA
- the hslU gene encoding ATP-dependent protease ATPase subunit HslU: MIKDLVPSEIVKELDKYIVGQKKAKETVAIALRNRIRRKKLPKKLIDEVTPKNIIMIGSTGVGKTEIARRLAKIVKAPFIKVEATKFTEVGYVGKDVDSMIRDLVQAAVHLVRNEKIEKIRIKAKERVEDRILQYLLPSINKDATDGGEIANFENENTNTSEKNYPEENTFKLSTQNYKKERLKSTREKLRDWLRKGRFEDKMIEIEITEQDQSSMEFFSNMGMEGIGINFKDIMDRMLPNKKKRQKIKVSEARNILLDDEIERMLDTGKIAKEAIQKTEELGIVFIDEIDKIAMKEKSYGPDVSRSGVQRDILPIIEGSSVVTKYGVVKTDHILFIAAGAFNSSKPSDLIPELQGRFPLRVELNNLTQEDLEKILKEPDNSLIKQYKALLKTEGIELVFQEEAIKELAKMAAIVNQQNENIGARRLYTVLEKLLERISFNAPIIGKRKIAITEKYVKNRLQNVIQKEDLSKYIL, from the coding sequence ATGATAAAAGATTTAGTGCCGTCAGAGATAGTGAAAGAATTAGATAAATATATTGTTGGACAAAAAAAGGCAAAAGAAACAGTAGCAATTGCCCTGAGAAATAGAATTAGGAGAAAAAAATTACCAAAAAAACTAATTGATGAAGTAACTCCTAAAAATATTATCATGATAGGATCTACTGGTGTAGGAAAAACAGAAATTGCACGTAGATTAGCTAAAATAGTTAAGGCGCCATTTATAAAAGTTGAGGCGACAAAATTTACAGAAGTTGGATATGTCGGTAAAGATGTAGACTCCATGATTAGAGATTTAGTACAAGCTGCTGTACATCTTGTTAGAAATGAAAAAATAGAAAAAATTAGAATTAAGGCAAAAGAAAGAGTAGAAGACAGAATCCTTCAATATCTTTTACCCAGTATTAATAAGGATGCTACTGATGGAGGGGAAATTGCTAATTTTGAAAATGAAAATACTAATACTTCGGAAAAAAATTACCCAGAAGAAAATACTTTTAAATTATCAACACAAAATTATAAAAAGGAAAGACTTAAGAGTACAAGGGAAAAATTGAGAGATTGGCTTAGAAAAGGACGATTTGAGGATAAAATGATTGAAATAGAGATTACAGAACAAGATCAATCATCGATGGAGTTTTTTTCTAACATGGGAATGGAAGGGATTGGTATTAATTTTAAGGATATTATGGATAGAATGCTTCCTAACAAGAAAAAGAGGCAAAAAATAAAGGTATCTGAAGCAAGAAATATATTATTAGATGATGAAATAGAAAGAATGTTAGACACAGGCAAAATTGCCAAAGAAGCCATTCAAAAGACTGAGGAGTTAGGGATTGTATTTATTGATGAGATTGACAAAATTGCAATGAAAGAAAAGTCATATGGTCCTGATGTTTCAAGAAGTGGTGTACAAAGAGACATCCTACCTATTATAGAAGGATCTTCAGTTGTTACAAAGTATGGAGTTGTAAAAACAGACCATATTCTGTTCATTGCTGCAGGTGCTTTTAATTCCTCAAAACCTTCTGATTTGATTCCAGAACTGCAAGGCAGGTTTCCATTAAGGGTGGAGTTGAACAACCTGACACAGGAGGATTTAGAAAAAATATTAAAAGAACCGGATAACTCATTAATAAAACAATATAAGGCTCTTTTAAAAACCGAAGGAATTGAACTGGTTTTTCAGGAAGAAGCAATTAAAGAATTAGCCAAAATGGCAGCTATTGTAAACCAACAAAATGAAAATATTGGAGCACGAAGATTGTATACTGTACTTGAGAAATTATTAGAAAGAATATCATTCAATGCTCCAATAATCGGTAAAAGGAAAATAGCAATAACTGAAAAATATGTTAAAAACCGATTACAAAATGTTATTCAAAAAGAGGATTTAAGTAAATATATATTATAA
- the pyrH gene encoding UMP kinase, with amino-acid sequence MSKKNPIYKRILLKLGGESFSAGDKGGIDIDRVKFISNELAEIKKMGIQIAIVIGGGNIFRGREASKRGINQVSADYMGMLSTVINALALQDILEKLDIETRVQTAIEMKAIAEPYIRRRAIRHLEKERIIILAAGTGHPFFTTDTAAALRAIELGADAILKATKVDGIYESDPLLNVNALKFKKLSFLDFLNKNLKVMDATSISLCMENNVPVIVFNLNLPGNIKKVILGEPIGTIVKED; translated from the coding sequence ATGAGCAAAAAGAATCCTATCTATAAGCGGATATTGCTAAAATTAGGCGGTGAATCTTTCTCTGCTGGAGACAAAGGTGGCATTGACATCGATCGTGTTAAATTTATTTCTAATGAATTAGCTGAAATAAAAAAGATGGGTATACAAATTGCCATAGTTATTGGTGGAGGAAATATATTTCGAGGAAGGGAAGCGAGTAAAAGAGGAATTAATCAAGTTTCAGCTGACTATATGGGGATGCTCAGTACCGTAATAAATGCTCTTGCACTACAGGACATTTTAGAAAAACTGGATATCGAAACAAGAGTGCAGACTGCTATTGAAATGAAAGCAATTGCTGAACCATATATTAGAAGAAGGGCAATAAGGCATTTAGAAAAAGAACGGATTATAATTTTGGCAGCAGGCACCGGTCATCCTTTTTTTACAACTGACACTGCTGCAGCTTTAAGAGCCATTGAATTAGGAGCCGATGCAATTCTTAAAGCAACCAAGGTTGATGGTATTTATGAATCAGATCCTCTTTTAAATGTAAACGCCCTAAAATTTAAAAAATTAAGCTTTCTCGATTTTCTTAATAAAAATCTGAAAGTTATGGATGCTACATCCATATCATTATGCATGGAGAACAATGTTCCTGTAATAGTATTCAATCTTAATTTACCTGGGAATATCAAGAAGGTTATTTTAGGTGAACCAATAGGCACTATTGTTAAGGAGGATTAA
- a CDS encoding 1-deoxy-D-xylulose-5-phosphate reductoisomerase yields MKKKLTILGSTGSIGRQTMDIIQNDLESFEVVALAGWNNIDLLTIQINKFRPKYVVVKDDKVAKELKNRLKNRCNCNILYGEYGLNKISAIKEIETVVVAITGMAALKPTIEAINAKKEICLANKEIVVSAGEVLTVKAKQNGVNLIPIDSEHSGIFQCIQPQYFDNIEKIIITASGGPFYNLKETALENVSVEDALNHPNWKMGSKVSIDSATLMNKGLEVIEAHWLFGITVSKIEILVHPQSYIHALVQYEDGSMITQLSNHDMHIPIHFALYYPRRVKNNFSRINLAQIGQLTFRKIDTKRFPSIDLCYDAIKQGGTAPAVLNAANEVAVNAFLNKSIKFKNIIKIVSTVMSKHKNKNNPDIYDIINIDKETRKLTEKLCDEIK; encoded by the coding sequence ATGAAAAAAAAATTAACAATATTAGGATCAACAGGTTCTATTGGCAGACAAACTATGGATATTATTCAAAATGACCTGGAAAGTTTTGAGGTTGTAGCATTGGCTGGTTGGAATAATATTGACTTATTAACAATTCAGATAAATAAGTTTAGACCTAAATATGTAGTTGTAAAAGATGATAAAGTTGCAAAAGAATTAAAAAACAGATTAAAGAATAGGTGTAATTGTAATATATTGTATGGAGAGTACGGATTGAATAAAATATCAGCCATTAAGGAGATTGAAACTGTAGTTGTTGCAATTACGGGAATGGCTGCTTTGAAACCGACAATTGAAGCGATAAATGCTAAAAAAGAAATATGTTTAGCAAACAAAGAGATAGTAGTGTCAGCAGGTGAAGTGTTAACTGTTAAAGCAAAACAAAATGGAGTAAATTTAATTCCAATTGATAGCGAACATAGTGGAATTTTTCAATGTATACAGCCACAGTATTTTGATAATATTGAAAAAATAATAATTACTGCATCAGGAGGACCATTTTATAATTTAAAGGAAACTGCATTGGAAAATGTGTCAGTAGAGGATGCACTTAATCACCCTAATTGGAAAATGGGAAGCAAGGTATCAATTGATTCAGCGACATTAATGAATAAAGGCTTAGAGGTTATTGAAGCCCATTGGCTTTTTGGAATAACTGTAAGCAAGATTGAAATATTGGTGCACCCACAGAGTTATATACATGCATTAGTACAGTATGAAGATGGAAGCATGATTACACAGCTAAGTAATCATGATATGCATATTCCTATTCATTTTGCCCTATATTACCCTAGAAGGGTTAAAAATAATTTTTCTAGAATTAATCTGGCGCAAATAGGCCAGTTAACTTTTAGAAAAATTGACACAAAAAGATTTCCCAGTATTGATCTTTGTTATGATGCAATTAAACAAGGTGGAACAGCACCAGCTGTTTTAAATGCTGCTAACGAAGTAGCTGTTAATGCATTTTTAAATAAAAGTATAAAATTTAAAAATATTATAAAAATTGTATCAACAGTAATGAGTAAACATAAAAATAAAAATAATCCGGATATTTATGATATTATTAATATAGATAAGGAAACTAGAAAACTTACCGAAAAACTGTGTGATGAGATAAAATAA
- a CDS encoding tyrosine recombinase XerC produces the protein MMSRKNISMDQIKIYGNYLKEHKNFSDNTVNAYIKDMQELIEYIERIYNIKNLSLVDYKTLRKYIVFLKQKKYADRTIARKISSFRIFFKYLIQEGLIRNNPAEYVQIPKIKKNLPEFLFYEEIVKLIESIKEDKPVIERDKAIIELLYGTGMRVAELSALNIEDVTDSINNPIDLYYDTIKVMGKGSKERIIPFSKPTKTAIYYYLRNRGKVPKKDYRNYISDTALFVNCYGERLSPSSIRKLINKYMKKACLNKKISPHVFRHTFATHLLNGGADLRSVQELLGHESLSTTQIYTHITKDKLIKTYKKSIPRK, from the coding sequence ATGATGAGTAGAAAAAATATATCAATGGATCAGATTAAGATATATGGAAATTATTTAAAGGAACATAAAAACTTTTCAGATAATACTGTAAATGCATATATCAAAGATATGCAGGAATTAATAGAGTATATAGAGAGAATATATAACATTAAAAATCTATCCCTTGTTGATTACAAAACCTTAAGAAAATATATAGTTTTTTTAAAACAGAAGAAATATGCAGATAGAACAATAGCTAGAAAAATATCCTCATTCAGAATATTTTTTAAATATTTAATACAGGAAGGTCTTATAAGGAACAATCCTGCAGAATATGTACAGATTCCGAAAATTAAAAAAAATCTTCCTGAATTTCTTTTTTATGAAGAAATTGTAAAATTAATTGAATCTATAAAAGAGGATAAGCCTGTTATTGAAAGAGATAAAGCAATTATTGAATTACTATATGGGACCGGTATGAGAGTTGCCGAGTTATCCGCTTTAAATATAGAAGATGTAACTGATAGTATTAACAACCCTATTGATTTATACTATGATACAATAAAGGTTATGGGGAAAGGTTCAAAGGAGAGAATAATTCCATTTAGCAAGCCGACCAAGACTGCTATTTATTATTATTTAAGAAATCGCGGAAAAGTGCCAAAAAAAGATTATAGAAATTACATTTCTGACACGGCTTTATTTGTTAATTGTTATGGAGAAAGGTTATCTCCAAGTAGTATAAGAAAATTAATAAATAAATACATGAAAAAAGCATGTCTCAACAAAAAAATAAGTCCCCATGTATTTAGACATACATTTGCTACTCACTTGTTAAATGGGGGAGCAGATTTGCGCTCAGTACAGGAATTATTAGGGCATGAAAGCCTTTCTACTACACAGATTTATACTCATATAACGAAAGATAAACTAATAAAGACTTATAAAAAGTCAATTCCAAGAAAGTAG